DNA sequence from the Penicillium psychrofluorescens genome assembly, chromosome: 3 genome:
cgccaccaGCTCATCGAAGACGGTCTTCTGGATCAGTCGCTTCTTGTTCACGGCGGATGGGAGTTGGGAGAAATTGACGCTGGCTTTGATCGATTTGCGCAGAGTCCCCACAAGGCGCACATTGACGTCGGCGGAGAGTAGGGCAGAGCAGATCTCTTTGAGCATGTCATCGAATGCCTAGGAGGCGAGAGTTAGTGTGGCCGCATTAAACATCCGTAAATGCACGTACCTTCTCATCGAGGTTACTTGACCGCGTCAGGTCATTGACGGCGGAGTTGATGCGCCGCCCCAGATCCTGAAGAACCATGACTGCGGTGTATGTGTTTGAGCGTGTGAATTgttgacgaagaagaggaggaagaagtgaagTGTGTCCGTAGTTAGTGTGGAGGGGGAAGGCGAAAGCGTGGAGGCCAATTGGGGAGCCGGCACTCTGACCGCCTTCACCGCCTAGAAAAAAAAGTTGGAAAATCAGTTTGACTTGATTGATGCCCTCACTTCTTCACTTTTGACATTGTTTGACAATGCCTCCCCCCACTTCCAAAAAACGCAAAGTCCTCGATGGCCTGAAGGGCAAAACAGGCCGCCCCAAGAAGTTCCGCAAGCAAGCCCAGTATCACAGttccgacgaggatgaagaagatgccgATTTCCCTGCCGTCTCTCTAGCCGATtcggatgaagaggaggatggtggtgtgGCCGTCAATCCCTCGACAGCTGCCCAGCCTTCCAAGAAAAAGCAATCAAAgtctgcgcctgcgccaCAACAACAATCCGACGAAAGCTCCAGCGACGGagcagaggaggaagaagaagaagaggaagaggacgcAGAAGttgaggacgacgaagcATCAGGGGAAGACGACTCGTCTGGCTCTGAATCATTGGCCACAGGGGCGAATCGCAAATCCGTTTCAAAGCGCAACGACCCTACCGcattctccacctccattTCCAAGATCCTGTCTACGAAACTTCCTACAGCTGCGCGGGCCGACCCCGTCCTCTCACGAAGCAGAAATGCCGCCCAAACGAGCAGCGATTTGGCAAATGAAAAGCTCGACCAACAGGCACGAGCGAAGCTGCGCGctgagaag
Encoded proteins:
- a CDS encoding uncharacterized protein (ID:PFLUO_005601-T1.cds;~source:funannotate) produces the protein MPPPTSKKRKVLDGLKGKTGRPKKFRKQAQYHSSDEDEEDADFPAVSLADSDEEEDGGVAVNPSTAAQPSKKKQSKSAPAPQQQSDESSSDGAEEEEEEEEEDAEVEDDEASGEDDSSGSESLATGANRKSVSKRNDPTAFSTSISKILSTKLPTAARADPVLSRSRNAAQTSSDLANEKLDQQARAKLRAEKKEELDRGRVRDVMGIERGMTGAVTEEEKRLRKMAQRGVVKLFNAVRAAQVRGEEAAKDERQKGTVGMGEREKAVNEVSKQGFLDLINGKKGKPLNIEEA